One window of the Pyrus communis chromosome 17, drPyrComm1.1, whole genome shotgun sequence genome contains the following:
- the LOC137723453 gene encoding laccase-7-like, which produces MIVVAIDATYTTPYVTNVVVTGPGQTTDVLVKFNQPIGSYYMAATPYASASDTIDFDNSTTRGIIIYKGSNSSTPIMPPMPNPHDTPLAHKFLTNLTSLAGGPQWVPVPLKVDEHMFVTIGVNLEMCPENATCQGLFNNRLSASMNNESFVLPSNTSMLEAQFHNVSGVYTRDFPDEPPVKFDYTDTNISLDLSLIYAPKSTKVKTLKFNSTVEMVLQNTAFLAIENHPMHLHGFNFHVLAQGFGNYDPINDPKKFNFVNPQIRNTIGVPVGGWAVIRFQANNPGIWYMHCHLDVHLPWGLGMAFEVENGPTLESTLPPPPLDLPKC; this is translated from the exons ATGATAGTTGTCGCCATCGACGCTACCTACACCACTCCTTATGTCACCAACGTGGTGGTTACCGGACCCGGTCAGACCACAGACGTTCTTGTCAAATTCAATCAACCTATTGGCTCTTATTACATGGCCGCCACTCCATACGCTAGCGCTAGTGACACCATCGACTTTGATAACTCAACCACCAGAGGCATCATTATCTACAAGGGCTCCAATTCATCAACCCCCATTATGCCCCCAATGCCCAACCCTCACGACACGCCATTGGCCCATAAGTTCCTCACCAATCTTACCAGCCTCGCTGGTGGACCCCAATGGGTCCCAGTCCCACTCAAGGTGGACGAGCACATGTTCGTGACAATCGGCGTCAACTTAGAGATGTGTCCAGAAAATGCCACATGTCAGGGTCTATTCAATAACCGACTATCTGCAAGCATGAACAACGAGTCATTTGTGCTCCCAAGTAATACATCCATGTTGGAAGCACAATTTCACAATGTGAGCGGGGTTTACACCAGAGACTTTCCTGACGAGCCTCCAGTCAAATTTGACTACACGGACACAAACATTAGCCTCGACCTATCATTGATATACGCGCCAAAATCGACCAAGGTCAAGACGCTAAAATTCAATTCAACAGTGGAGATGGTGCTTCAGAACACAGCGTTTTTGGCCATCGAGAACCACCCGATGCATCTCCACGGCTTCAATTTCCACGTGTTGGCACAAGGGTTTGGAAATTATGATCCAATTAATGACCCCAAAAAGTTTAACTTCGTTAATCCACAAATACGTAACACAATTGGTGTGCCGGTCGGAGGATGGGCTGTGATTAGGTTTCAAGCAAATAATCCTG GTATATGGTACATGCACTGTCATTTGGATGTGCATCTGCCATGGGGGCTGGGAATGGCCTTTGAGGTTGAAAATGGACCGACGCTAGAGTCTACTTTGCCTCCACCACCACTTGATTTGCCCAAATGTTAG